The Catenuloplanes niger genome includes a window with the following:
- a CDS encoding MarR family winged helix-turn-helix transcriptional regulator, producing MSTDDEVRALLLVMPRIVGRIKRIPVPPALSSLDLAPRHLSLLSLLLLDGPQTVSELAASLGVAPTTVSLIIGDLSRKGVLVRREDEADRRRRIVDIAPESRPAISAWLARGGEAWRTALAPLTAEQRRIVVETMLRYEAAVGD from the coding sequence ATGTCAACGGACGACGAGGTGCGCGCGCTGCTGCTGGTGATGCCGCGGATCGTCGGGCGGATCAAGCGCATCCCGGTGCCGCCGGCGCTCAGCTCGCTGGACCTGGCGCCACGGCACCTGTCGCTGCTGTCGTTGCTGCTGCTGGACGGGCCGCAGACGGTCTCCGAACTGGCCGCGTCGCTGGGTGTCGCGCCGACCACGGTGAGCCTGATCATCGGCGACCTGAGCCGGAAGGGCGTGCTGGTCCGGCGCGAGGACGAGGCCGATCGACGCCGGCGCATCGTCGACATCGCACCGGAGAGCCGGCCGGCGATCAGCGCGTGGCTGGCCCGCGGCGGCGAGGCGTGGCGGACCGCGCTGGCGCCGCTCACCGCGGAGCAGCGGCGGATCGTGGTCGAGACGATGCTGCGCTACGAGGCCGCGGTCGGCGACTGA
- a CDS encoding RNA polymerase sigma factor → MIGTDAEVVRAAQDGDTAAFAVLAGRHLAGMRATAIALLGYGADAEDAVQDALLTGLDRLGQLRDPDAAGSWLNAIVRNNARLRLRAATRTVPVADPEPLLPAGAAGRPDDALERAGRRDWVRHAVDALPEQIRETVLLRYFTDFSSYRQIAEVCGVPVGTVRSRLRDGRRALTSMLLATAESYPEREPENVWEDAAGAIAAGSRGDYAAMLAGIFHRDARLTLEGRPIGGPGALIGMMDFTYGAGVRTRLREATAGRDLLIWETDFVNPPDDPEHCPPGMVWVHSVRDGRTRHLKMAYARAA, encoded by the coding sequence GTGATCGGAACGGACGCGGAGGTCGTCCGGGCGGCGCAGGACGGTGACACGGCGGCGTTCGCGGTGCTGGCGGGCCGCCACCTGGCCGGGATGCGGGCGACCGCGATCGCGCTGCTCGGCTACGGCGCCGACGCCGAGGACGCGGTGCAGGACGCGCTGCTGACCGGGCTGGACCGGCTGGGTCAGCTGCGCGACCCGGACGCGGCGGGCAGCTGGCTGAACGCGATCGTGCGGAACAACGCGCGCCTGCGGCTGCGCGCCGCGACGCGGACCGTACCGGTCGCGGACCCGGAGCCGCTGCTGCCGGCGGGCGCGGCGGGACGGCCGGACGACGCGCTGGAGCGGGCCGGGCGACGCGACTGGGTACGGCACGCGGTGGACGCGCTGCCGGAACAGATCCGCGAGACGGTGCTGCTGCGGTACTTCACGGACTTCTCGTCGTACCGGCAGATCGCGGAGGTGTGCGGCGTCCCGGTCGGCACGGTGCGCAGCCGGCTGCGGGACGGCCGGCGGGCGCTGACGTCGATGCTGCTGGCCACGGCCGAGTCCTATCCGGAGCGCGAGCCGGAGAACGTGTGGGAGGACGCGGCGGGCGCGATCGCGGCGGGGTCGCGCGGCGACTACGCGGCGATGCTGGCCGGCATCTTCCACCGGGACGCGCGGCTGACGCTGGAGGGCCGGCCGATCGGCGGGCCGGGGGCGCTGATCGGGATGATGGACTTCACCTACGGCGCCGGCGTCCGGACCCGGCTGCGCGAGGCGACGGCCGGCCGCGACCTGCTGATCTGGGAGACCGACTTCGTCAATCCGCCGGACGATCCGGAGCACTGCCCGCCCGGCATGGTGTGGGTGCACTCGGTGCGCGACGGCCGCACCCGGCACCTGAAGATGGCCTACGCCCGCGCCGCCTGA
- a CDS encoding tautomerase family protein → MPHLSVDVHEPDLAGREAALIARLTDAVAEVYGAWARDVAVVRLHGVPPGRWGIGGVPAPAPAPAVTFGVREGAFARPDMIAALATGVTDAIAGVLGDHVRDGVTIEFTGTREGRSATGGKLR, encoded by the coding sequence ATGCCCCATCTCAGCGTGGACGTGCACGAGCCCGACCTGGCCGGCCGGGAGGCCGCGCTCATCGCCCGGCTGACCGACGCGGTCGCCGAGGTCTACGGCGCCTGGGCGCGCGACGTCGCGGTGGTGCGGCTCCACGGCGTGCCGCCCGGCCGCTGGGGGATCGGTGGCGTGCCCGCGCCGGCGCCCGCGCCGGCCGTCACGTTCGGCGTCCGAGAGGGCGCGTTCGCACGTCCCGACATGATCGCCGCGCTGGCCACCGGCGTCACCGACGCGATCGCCGGGGTCCTCGGCGACCACGTCCGGGACGGCGTCACCATCGAGTTCACCGGCACCCGCGAGGGCCGATCCGCCACCGGCGGAAAACTCCGATAA
- a CDS encoding ABC transporter permease produces MRRLSGRNRSALIIGMQGIRARKLRTLLSMVSLFLGILAVVAVQAGASIAERALLSDIELTSGYDGTRVADLYGGPAGTVDVVADTVAGRADAVALVQVQATIGESGVSPIQTGPSGTYQDAITEGPADFCNQTGPEQVCPPIGRAISMQLNALTGDVRSFRPFRHVSGDWLSFDTVPSLSPRIVLNKQAAEGFQLYPVPAALRIDGGTGDSVTPQFVGVVDDGTGWPQAYVRMDELTEWTSTENAGIQVLLAGQTPVEQVLSSKLRAKGMEFAPYEVQSRKDFQEQIGLMRLLFLGLSAFVLLIGVAGVLNVGLATVGERVEEFALRRAVGTPRSLLAGIVLAETLLTGLLTAAAAIGFAAGALEVASGVIGGSDPFLAELQFPWEAAVAGIVAGLVAGVLGGFVPALRAARIPISTVMRA; encoded by the coding sequence GTGAGGCGGCTCTCCGGGCGCAACCGATCCGCACTGATCATCGGCATGCAGGGCATCCGCGCCCGCAAACTCCGCACGCTGCTGTCCATGGTCAGCCTCTTCCTCGGCATCCTCGCGGTCGTCGCGGTCCAGGCCGGGGCCAGCATCGCCGAACGCGCGCTGCTCTCCGACATCGAACTGACCAGCGGGTACGACGGCACCCGCGTCGCCGACCTGTACGGCGGCCCGGCCGGCACCGTCGACGTCGTCGCCGACACCGTCGCCGGCCGCGCCGACGCGGTCGCGCTCGTCCAGGTCCAGGCCACCATCGGCGAATCCGGCGTCAGCCCGATCCAGACCGGACCGAGCGGCACGTACCAGGACGCGATCACCGAGGGACCGGCCGACTTCTGCAACCAGACCGGCCCCGAACAGGTCTGCCCGCCGATCGGGCGGGCCATCTCGATGCAGCTCAACGCGCTCACCGGCGACGTGCGGTCGTTCCGGCCGTTCCGCCACGTCAGCGGCGACTGGCTGAGCTTCGACACGGTGCCGTCGCTGTCGCCGCGGATCGTGCTCAACAAGCAGGCGGCGGAGGGCTTCCAGCTCTACCCGGTGCCGGCGGCGCTGCGCATCGACGGCGGCACCGGCGACAGCGTCACGCCGCAGTTCGTCGGCGTGGTCGACGACGGCACGGGATGGCCGCAGGCGTACGTCCGGATGGACGAACTGACCGAGTGGACGTCCACGGAGAACGCGGGCATCCAGGTGCTGCTGGCCGGGCAGACGCCGGTGGAACAGGTGCTGTCGTCGAAGCTGCGGGCCAAGGGGATGGAGTTCGCACCGTACGAGGTGCAGTCGCGTAAGGACTTCCAGGAACAGATCGGGCTGATGCGGCTGCTGTTCCTCGGCCTGTCCGCCTTCGTGCTGCTGATCGGCGTCGCGGGCGTCCTCAACGTGGGACTGGCGACGGTCGGTGAACGCGTGGAGGAGTTCGCGCTGCGCCGCGCGGTGGGGACACCACGGTCGCTGCTGGCCGGGATCGTGCTCGCGGAGACGCTGCTGACCGGGTTGCTCACGGCGGCCGCGGCGATCGGGTTCGCGGCGGGGGCGCTGGAGGTGGCCTCCGGGGTCATCGGCGGGTCCGACCCGTTCCTGGCGGAGCTGCAGTTCCCGTGGGAGGCGGCGGTGGCCGGGATCGTCGCGGGGCTGGTCGCGGGCGTGCTGGGCGGGTTCGTACCGGCGTTGCGGGCGGCGCGGATTCCCATCTCCACCGTGATGCGGGCCTGA
- a CDS encoding NADPH-dependent FMN reductase, translating into MTKIGIILGSTRPGRNGEAVAKWVLELARKHGGAEFELVDLLDYELPHLDEPVPPSMGQYTQEHTKRWSAKVAEFDGYVFVTPEYNHAPSGVLKNAIDYVYNEWNNKAAGFVSYGASAGGARAVEHLRLVMGELQVADVRAQVSLSFATDFTNWTEFTPGPQQEPALNTMLDQLIAWSTALATVRAA; encoded by the coding sequence ATGACGAAGATCGGGATCATCCTCGGCAGCACCCGGCCGGGGCGCAACGGTGAGGCCGTGGCGAAGTGGGTTCTGGAGCTGGCGCGCAAGCACGGCGGGGCGGAGTTCGAGCTGGTGGACCTGCTCGACTACGAGCTGCCGCACCTGGACGAGCCGGTCCCGCCGTCGATGGGGCAGTACACGCAGGAGCACACCAAGCGCTGGAGCGCGAAGGTCGCGGAGTTCGACGGCTACGTGTTCGTGACGCCGGAGTACAACCACGCGCCGTCGGGCGTGCTGAAGAACGCGATCGACTACGTCTACAACGAGTGGAACAACAAGGCGGCGGGCTTCGTCTCGTACGGCGCGTCGGCCGGCGGCGCCCGGGCGGTCGAGCACCTGCGCCTGGTGATGGGTGAGCTGCAGGTCGCGGACGTGCGGGCGCAGGTGTCGCTGTCGTTCGCCACGGACTTCACGAACTGGACCGAGTTCACGCCGGGACCGCAGCAGGAGCCGGCCCTCAACACGATGCTCGACCAGCTCATCGCGTGGTCGACGGCGCTGGCCACGGTCCGCGCCGCCTGA